The nucleotide window GCCGGAACAGGGACAGGTAGTAGTAGATGGCGATGGCCGAGTTCAGCACCAGGGTGATGACCAGCCAGTTGTATCCGTGATCCCAGGCGGAGGTGATCAGGAAGAACTTGCCCATGAAGCCCATGGTCGGCGGCAGGCCGACAAGGGCGAAAGCACCGGCGGCCAGCGAGAACGCCAGCACCGGGGCCTTTTTATAGAGCCCGTTCAGGTCGGCCAGCTTCAGGTTGCGGCCGTCCGAGGCCACGCGGCTGACGATCCAGAACACGAGCAGGTTCATGAGCAGGTAGGCCAGGCCGTAGAAAGCGGCTGCGCCGATGCCCTCGGGGGTGCCGGAGACCAGGCCGACCATGATGTAACCCGCATGGGCCACGGACGAGAAGCCGAGAAGGCGTTTCAGGTCCGTCTGCGCCAGGGCCGACAGGTTGCCGAAGGTCATGGAACATGCACCGAGCACCGCCAGGATGGTGGTGATCTCCAGGCCGGGCTTCAGGAGCACGGCGAGGCGGCACAGGACCACGATGGCGCCCAGCTTGGGCATGGTGGCCACGAACGCGGCGGTCTCGTTGCTCGCTCCCTGGTACACGTCGGGGCACCAGAAGTGGAACGGGAACAGGGCCAGCTTGAAGAACATGCCGGCCAGGAACAGGGAGAGGCCGACAACGGCCATGGGGTTCTCGGCGAACGCCCAGGACTTGTCCATCAGCTCGGCGATGTGCGTGGTGTGCTGGGCGGCCATGATGTAGGACAAGCCGTACAGGGCTAGGGCCGTTGCCACCGCGCCGAACAGGATGTACTTGATGCCCGCTTCGGCAGCGCCCTTGTCTTTGGCGCGCAGCGGGATGATGGCGTACATGGAATAGGATGCCAGTTCCAATGCCAGGTAGATGGTGATCAGCTCGACTGCGGAGGCGAGCAGCATCAGGCCGAGCGTGGAGAAGCCGAGCAGCATGTAGTAGTCCGCCCGTTTTCCTTCAGCAAGGGTCGGCTGGCGCGATGCGTTGAGCACGACCACGTAGAAGCCGAACGCCATGACGATCTTGAAGAACTGGGACATCAGGTCCACTTTGTAAACGTCCCAGAACATGGTGCCGTGCAGGCCGAACCCCGTTATGGAGACGAAGAACGCGAGTCCCGCTCCGAACGGAAGCCATTTCTCGACCGGCGGTTGCCAGTTCCTGTCGCCCAGGGACTGGATCATGAGAACCAGTACCAGGGTCAGGAAGAACAGTTCCGGGACAAGTGCTGTGAGATTGAAGTTCACGACGGATGCCCCCTATTTCTTTCCTGCCAGGACGTTCAACACGTCCGCGGCAGCGGTTTGCAGCGGTTGCTCGGATTCGACAACCGCGACCTTGCGCTTGTCAAAGTCATTCAGCAGCTTGTCCACGGAGGGATCGATGACCTTGAAGAACGGCGTGGGTGCCAGGCCGATCCAGAAGACGAACACCGCGGGAATGGTCAGGTAGACCCACTCGCGGGCGTTGAGATCCCGCCACCCTGCGGCCGTACTGGGCTTGCCCCAGGCCATCTTCAGGGAAACGCGGAACATGTATGCTGCCGCCAGGAGCGCACCGGGCACGCAGAGCATGCCGATGATGGTGGAGTGCTGGAACGCACCCACGAAGACCAGGATTTCACCCACGAACCCGTTGGTTCCGGGGAAACCGAAGGACGCCAGCGCCATCAGGCCCCAGAAGAACATGAAGGCGGGCAGGTATTTGCCCAATCCCATATTCTTGGAGATGTCGCGGCTGTGGCTCCGCTCGTAGACGCAGCCGATCATCATGAAGAGCGCGCCCGTGACGATGCCGTGGTTGAGCATCTGGAAGAGCGCGCCTTCGACGCCGCGCTGGTTGAACAGGAAGATGCCGAGCGTCACGAAGCCCATGTGGCCCACCGAGGAGTAGGCGACCAGCTTCTTGATGTCGGATTGGCCGAGCGCAATGGCTCCGCCGTACAGGATGGACACGATGGAGATCGCGATCATCATGGGGGCGAAGTACTCGCTGGCCGCCGGGGTCAGCGGCAGGCAGAAGCGCAGGAAACCGTAGGTTCCCATCTTCAGCAGGACCGCCGCCAGGATGACGGAACCGGCAGAAGGCGCCTGGACGTGCGCTGCGGGCAGCCAGGTGTGGAACGGGAACATGGGGACCTTGATGGCAAAGGCGAGGGCCATGGCCAGGAAGGCCCAGAACTGGAAGCGGAAGCTGAAGTTCATTTCCATGAGTTCCGGAATGGAGAAGGTGCCGCCCGTGATGCGGAAGGCCACGATGGCCGCCAGCAGCAGGGTCGAGCCCGCCAGGGTGTACAGGAAGAACTTGAGCGAAGCGTACTTGCGCTCGTCGCCGCCCCAGACCGCGATCAGCAGGTACATGGGGATGAGCATGGCTTCCCAGAACACGTAGAACAGGACCAGGTCCAGTGCGCAGAACACGCCGAGCACTGCCGAGGTCATGAACAGCAGACAGAAGTGGAATTCCTTCTCGCGCTTGCCGATGTAGGTCCAGGAACACATGACGCACAGCGGCAGGACCGCGATGGTCAAAAGGACCATGAGTATGCTGATGCCGTCCACGCCGAGGTAGTACTGGAGTCCCCATTTGTGGACCCAGTCGATTTGCTCGACGAACTGGAAATCAGCGTTTAACTGGAAGTTGATCAGCGGAATGGCCAGCAGGCACTCGATGAGCGAGGCCGCCATGGTGTAGTACCTCACCACCTGCGGAGCCCGCAGGAAGAAGAGTCCGCACGCCGCAATCAACGGGAATGCAATCAATATTGTGAGTACCGGATATCCGAAGTCCAAAACTTGCTCTCCTTAGATTGTCCGGCTTAGCCGAAGTACCATACCAGGGCGAAGATGCCCAAGCCAAGAACGGCTGCCCACGCCAGGTAATCCTGCAGGTTCGCTGTCTGGGCCTTTGCCCCGAGCCTGCCGATGTTCCTGACGGTGTAGGCGGATCCGTCCACCACCGTGTCGATGCCCTTCTTGTCGAACCAGGAAGTGCCGTCACCCATGCCGATGAGCGAACGCAGGCCCACGGTCCGGTAGACCTCGGTCCAGACGTCGTCCACCTTGGACACCGGCCAGCAGACCGCCTTCATGGTCACCTTGCCGATGAGGCGGTAGAACCAGTCGAAGTCCAGGTTGAGTTTCGCGTGCGGGGTGATGATCTCGCGGGTCAGGTAGAAGGCCAGGCCGGAGAAGCCGAGCAACAGACCCGAGTTGATGACCTTGTCGACGGTCCAGGGAACGAAGTGATGTCCCTCGACCGGGAACGGCAGGTACTGGTAGAGCATGTGGGGATAGACGCCCTGCGCGATGCAGAGCAGGCCGCAGATGGCCATGCCCACGTACATGTTGACCGGGATGGGCTTGATCTCGCCCGTGTATTCCTTTTTTCCGCCCCAGAACGCGAAGTACGGGAGCTTGATGCCCACCGAGATGAACGTACCTACGGCGGCGATTTCCAGGCACAGGGCCAGGATGGTGCGGTGATGTTCCGCCGCACCGGCAATGGTCATGGTCTTGGAGATGAATCCGTTGAACAGCGGCATGCCGGAGATCGACAGGGCCGCAACCATGTACCAGACCATGACCCAGGGGAGTTTGGTGGCCAGGCCGCCGAGCTTGTCGAGCTTGGCAGTGCCCACCGAGTACAGGATCGCGCCGGTGCCCATGAAGAGCAGCCCCTTATAGAGGATATGGGCATAGGCGTGGGCCACGGCGCCGTTGAGCGTCATGGCTGTGCCGATGCCGATGCCCGCGACCATGTAACCGACCTGGGAAACGATGTGGTAGGACAGGATGCGCCGGGCGTTGTTCTCGATGCACGCGTAGAGCACGCCGAAGACGGCCATGCAGGTACCGGCGATGGCCAGGACCTCCCAGCCCGCGAAGCCGCGCGCCAGGACGTAGACCGCCGTCTTGGTGGTGAAGGCGCACATGTACACCGCACCGGCAACCGAAGCCCGGGGGTATGCGTCGGGCAGCCATGCATGCAGGGGCACCACGGCGGCGTTGACGCAGAATCCGGCCAGGATCAGCCAGTCGTAGAGGTGCGCGCCGGCAGGGTCAACCGCGTTGAAGGCGAAGCTGCCGGTGGCCTTGTACTTGAGCAGCAGGCCGCCGAGCAGGAACAGGCCGCCCACGGTGTGGTAGAGGAAGTACCGGAAACCGGCCCCCACCGACTCCTTGGTCCGCGCCTGCCAGATGAGGAAGGTCGAACCGATGGACATGAGTTCCCAGAACAGGAAGACCGTCAGCAAATCCCCAGCGAACACGCAGCCGAAGCCGCCTGCCACGTAGAGCGATCCGCAGACGAAGTGTCCCCTGTCCTCGACATGCATACCGTATATTGCGCCGATGAAGGCGATGATGGCGAAGACCTGACCGAAGACGATGGACAAAGCGTCCACGCGCCCCAGGAGCAGGGATTGATCGAGGTATTCGATGGCCCCGTAGTTGCCCGGCACGACCGTGAAGATCGAGTACAGGGCCACGAGCGGCGCGATGAGGGCCAACGCGCCCCTGAATGCCTTGTTCATCCACAACTGTGTGGGGACGAACGGCACCAGCAGGGCAAAGGCAAGGAAGGCCATGGAGGGATGGTAGAACACGCTAGTCTCCATAGTAGTCCTCCTTGCGGGCAATGAACGGCTGGATGACCTTCTTCATGATGATGACCATGCCCAGCCCCACGATAAGACCGAATCCGGCAAAGAACCCGGGGTACTTATCGAGACCGAAGTGCGGATGATGCGTGACAAATGGAACATTGAGCACCAGGAGCACTCCGAGCACGACGAAAAAGATGATTCGCCATGTCTTCCAGTTGTCTCTCCATTTGGCGAGCAGCTCGCCCAATCCATTTTGACTCATATATTCCCCCTAGAACTTGCCGAAGACGTTGACGAAGTTCAGGAAAGTCTGCGGATACAGACCCAAGAACACCGAGATGAACGCCGTGATGCACAGCGGTATGACCATGGTCAGGGACGGCTCGTTGAACTGGCCGATGTTCGCCTCCGGCGCGGGCTTCTTGAAGAAGGCGCGGTAGGTGATCGGCACGAAGTAGCCGGCGTTGAGCGCGGTGGACAGCAGCAGCGCCACCAGAAGCGGCCACTGGTGCGCGTCGAGCGTGCCGTTGACCAGATACCATTTCGAGACGAAGCCGCAGACCGGCGGCATGCCGATCATGGACAGCGAAGCGATACCGAAGGCAGCGAATGTCAGCGGCATCCTCCGTCCCAGGCCGTCCATGAGGCTGATCTTCTTCAGGTGGCAGGCGACATAAATGGCGCCTGCGGCCATAAAGAGTGTGATCTTGGAGAAGGCGTGGTGGGCGATATGCATGATGCCGCCCTGTACCGCCGAATCCACCAGCATGGTCACGCCGATGACGACGTATGAGAGCTGGGCCACGGTCGAATAGGCCAGCCGGGCCTTGATGTCGTCCTTGGTCAGGGCGATGAACGAGGCCACGGTCAGGGTGAAGGCCGCTATGTAGGCCGTGCCCAGGCCGACGGACAGGTCTCCGAGCCAGGAGCCCGGCGAACCGATGTAGACCTGGCTCATGGTCAGGGCCGCAGCGGTCTTGGTGCCGAAGGCGGAAAGCACGATGCGGCTGACACAGAACACGCCCGCCTTAACAACGGCCACCGCGTGCAGCAAGGCCGAGACCGGAGTGGGCGCGACCATGGCCGAAGGCAGCCAGTTGTGGAAGGGCATGAGCGCCGCCTTGCCGATGCCGAGGATGAACAGCCAGTAGGTCATGGCGACCAGCCTGGGGTGTTCGGCGATGACGTCGGGCGGGAACATGCCGTTCTGGATGTCCACGAGATTGAAGTCCAGGTGGCCGACCAGCACGTAGGTCAACACCATGGCCGGAAGGAGGAAGAGCTTGGAAGTACCCATCAGGTAGACGATGTACTTGCGTGCCCCCACCTTGGCTTCCTGGTCCTCGTGGTGATAGACCAGCGGGTACGTGAACACGGTGATGACCTCGTAGAAGAGGTACAGCGTGAACACGTTGGCGGACAGGGCCACACCCACGGCGCCGAAAATGGCCACCGCGAAGCAGATGTAGTACCGGGTCTGCGCATGTTCGTTGAGTCCCCGCATGTAGCCGATGTTGTAGCTGGTCACGAGGAACCAGAGGAACGTGGCGATCAGGGCGAAGACCATGGCCAGCCCGTCCGCCGCAAAGGCTATCGTGATGCCGGGGAGAATGGTGGTTACTTTGTAATACAGGACCTGGCCGGCGAGGACTTTCGGGATCATCGCGGCGACGGAACCGAATGCCAGAAACGCGCCGATGAAGCTGAACGCCTCGCGCCGGTTCTCCTCTCCCCTTCCGAGGTAGATGAAGAGCGGCACGAGCAGAGTGATCACCACCGGCAGAAGAATTTGACTATTTATAGTTACGCCTTCCATAGCTATTCCTTCAAAGTAGTGATGTCACTGGTTTTGGCGGATTTGAATCGCCGTGCGACGACGACGATCATGGCCAGGACCAGCGTGGCCTCGGCTGCGGCGAGCCCCATGACGAACAGGGTGCCGAGCTGGCCGAGGACCGCACTGAAGTCCGTGAGCTGCGCGGCCGCCACCATGGACAGCCCCGCGCCGTTGAGCATCAGTTCCACCGAGATCAGCATGCCGACAAGGCTCCGGCGCTGCGTGAGGCCGAACAGGCCCGCGCACAGGAGCAGCAAAGATACGATTTGATACAGGGTCAGAGCACTCATCTATTTCTTCCCCCTCTTTTCCCAGGTCAGGAGCACGGCTCCGGACATGGCTACCATGAGGATGACCGAGATCAGCTCAAAGGGCAGGAAGTACGATCCCAAAAGGCCGTCGCCGAGCTGCTTGATGGTCACCTCGACGGGAACGGCCACGGAGTCGACCGGCTTCTTCATGACCAGCCAGCCCAGAAGGGCCGCCGGGGCGAGGGTCGCCGCCAGACCGTATACATAGGTCTTCATGGGGGCCTTGCC belongs to Pseudodesulfovibrio portus and includes:
- a CDS encoding Na(+)/H(+) antiporter subunit D — encoded protein: METSVFYHPSMAFLAFALLVPFVPTQLWMNKAFRGALALIAPLVALYSIFTVVPGNYGAIEYLDQSLLLGRVDALSIVFGQVFAIIAFIGAIYGMHVEDRGHFVCGSLYVAGGFGCVFAGDLLTVFLFWELMSIGSTFLIWQARTKESVGAGFRYFLYHTVGGLFLLGGLLLKYKATGSFAFNAVDPAGAHLYDWLILAGFCVNAAVVPLHAWLPDAYPRASVAGAVYMCAFTTKTAVYVLARGFAGWEVLAIAGTCMAVFGVLYACIENNARRILSYHIVSQVGYMVAGIGIGTAMTLNGAVAHAYAHILYKGLLFMGTGAILYSVGTAKLDKLGGLATKLPWVMVWYMVAALSISGMPLFNGFISKTMTIAGAAEHHRTILALCLEIAAVGTFISVGIKLPYFAFWGGKKEYTGEIKPIPVNMYVGMAICGLLCIAQGVYPHMLYQYLPFPVEGHHFVPWTVDKVINSGLLLGFSGLAFYLTREIITPHAKLNLDFDWFYRLIGKVTMKAVCWPVSKVDDVWTEVYRTVGLRSLIGMGDGTSWFDKKGIDTVVDGSAYTVRNIGRLGAKAQTANLQDYLAWAAVLGLGIFALVWYFG
- a CDS encoding complex I subunit 4 family protein codes for the protein MDFGYPVLTILIAFPLIAACGLFFLRAPQVVRYYTMAASLIECLLAIPLINFQLNADFQFVEQIDWVHKWGLQYYLGVDGISILMVLLTIAVLPLCVMCSWTYIGKREKEFHFCLLFMTSAVLGVFCALDLVLFYVFWEAMLIPMYLLIAVWGGDERKYASLKFFLYTLAGSTLLLAAIVAFRITGGTFSIPELMEMNFSFRFQFWAFLAMALAFAIKVPMFPFHTWLPAAHVQAPSAGSVILAAVLLKMGTYGFLRFCLPLTPAASEYFAPMMIAISIVSILYGGAIALGQSDIKKLVAYSSVGHMGFVTLGIFLFNQRGVEGALFQMLNHGIVTGALFMMIGCVYERSHSRDISKNMGLGKYLPAFMFFWGLMALASFGFPGTNGFVGEILVFVGAFQHSTIIGMLCVPGALLAAAYMFRVSLKMAWGKPSTAAGWRDLNAREWVYLTIPAVFVFWIGLAPTPFFKVIDPSVDKLLNDFDKRKVAVVESEQPLQTAAADVLNVLAGKK
- a CDS encoding monovalent cation/H+ antiporter subunit D family protein yields the protein MEGVTINSQILLPVVITLLVPLFIYLGRGEENRREAFSFIGAFLAFGSVAAMIPKVLAGQVLYYKVTTILPGITIAFAADGLAMVFALIATFLWFLVTSYNIGYMRGLNEHAQTRYYICFAVAIFGAVGVALSANVFTLYLFYEVITVFTYPLVYHHEDQEAKVGARKYIVYLMGTSKLFLLPAMVLTYVLVGHLDFNLVDIQNGMFPPDVIAEHPRLVAMTYWLFILGIGKAALMPFHNWLPSAMVAPTPVSALLHAVAVVKAGVFCVSRIVLSAFGTKTAAALTMSQVYIGSPGSWLGDLSVGLGTAYIAAFTLTVASFIALTKDDIKARLAYSTVAQLSYVVIGVTMLVDSAVQGGIMHIAHHAFSKITLFMAAGAIYVACHLKKISLMDGLGRRMPLTFAAFGIASLSMIGMPPVCGFVSKWYLVNGTLDAHQWPLLVALLLSTALNAGYFVPITYRAFFKKPAPEANIGQFNEPSLTMVIPLCITAFISVFLGLYPQTFLNFVNVFGKF
- the nuoK gene encoding NADH-quinone oxidoreductase subunit NuoK, yielding MSALTLYQIVSLLLLCAGLFGLTQRRSLVGMLISVELMLNGAGLSMVAAAQLTDFSAVLGQLGTLFVMGLAAAEATLVLAMIVVVARRFKSAKTSDITTLKE
- a CDS encoding NADH-quinone oxidoreductase subunit N, whose translation is MNFNLTALVPELFFLTLVLVLMIQSLGDRNWQPPVEKWLPFGAGLAFFVSITGFGLHGTMFWDVYKVDLMSQFFKIVMAFGFYVVVLNASRQPTLAEGKRADYYMLLGFSTLGLMLLASAVELITIYLALELASYSMYAIIPLRAKDKGAAEAGIKYILFGAVATALALYGLSYIMAAQHTTHIAELMDKSWAFAENPMAVVGLSLFLAGMFFKLALFPFHFWCPDVYQGASNETAAFVATMPKLGAIVVLCRLAVLLKPGLEITTILAVLGACSMTFGNLSALAQTDLKRLLGFSSVAHAGYIMVGLVSGTPEGIGAAAFYGLAYLLMNLLVFWIVSRVASDGRNLKLADLNGLYKKAPVLAFSLAAGAFALVGLPPTMGFMGKFFLITSAWDHGYNWLVITLVLNSAIAIYYYLSLFRHAFTEEKVPGKVAAPDNGWFASAGAGMLAAAVLLIGILPAPLFNFAIRAGESLYGIVHAVGGAGH